GCATTTTGGAGTTTTGAAATTATTTCAATTTACACATTTTATTCCTCATACATTAAATTAAATAGGCTTTTTATCAATGTAATGTAAAATATGGCTTACACGTTAGTTTATATAAGGATCTCAAGCTAATTATGTCATCAGCTTAATGAATTATCATACATTCAATCCCATCAAATGCAGAAATTGATGGAATTTCAATACTTTATAGTGGAATAGAAGAAAAGTAGAACTTAGTGACCTACTTTGAAAATCATCTTAAATTTGGAGAGTGTATAATGTAATCAACCTCTGGCAATATAAGACATAGTAGGCCGACCACTTTGGTGCTATAACAAATAATTATTCATGATTACACACATAATAGGATTTGATAGAAAGTAGGATATCGACATGTATAGAGTAAAATCTTTGTATATGTTGTAGGTCTATTTGACTGATTTGTATTTAGgattagagagggagagaggccggcaacaagagagagagagaagagagattgaattgtgaggtgtgtgttgtatcaccccattgtgcctttatttatagtagtatgaaaggttaaatccttacccttttaggattacaactctaataggatattaactactaaagggaaCATTCCAAGATATCACTAGATACAATATGATGTAcaaaatcacattcctattctaaatatgattgtaacactcccccttgagtgtgtaaatactcaaacaaaacatcacatcagatcttcagcagataagttaaaacagttgatgaagtcggcGACACAACGAATGAATGCGAGTCTCGaatttaaagaaagtatgcattggtagtaaactcacaaaacctcgctatggtaaaacctaaggcAGGTGAAAACCCATATACTAAGGAGAAaggtgagaagtatgcataatgtctaaaacaaacgtcaaacaGAACGAAAGTAGTTAACTtaacggagtatgatcatcccaggatgggtcatcaaaacctcattaggtagcaaaaacccagtgagaaaaatgctcctaatcataggaaaaTGAGTACATAAATATCAAGTGAGTATGTTTTAGGATACTCCCACTGAGTTAGACAcaacttccaaataagagaactacaagcaattcaactTAGATAATTTatgcataccgattccttggacgagcttctgaaaagtagacttggtAAAGAGATCAGCTAGGTTGTCCTaggaacggatttgcttgatttcaatGTTCTAATGTTGTTGTTActggtgagaataaaagaactttggtgctatgtgcttggtgttgtctcccttgatgtatcacttctttaactgctcgatacatgtttcattgtcttcaaagatcattGTAGGAAGGTCAACAACAGtagtaagaccactagtgcttcgaatatgttccatgactgctctcaaccaaaagaaCTCACGCGATGCTTCATGCAGGGCGAGGATTTCAGCATGGTTTGAAAAAGTCACAACTAGCATTTCCTTGGTAGACCTCTAAGATATAACGGTGTCtcaaacggtaaagacatagTCCATTTGAGAACATGCCctatgtgggtcagacagataACCAGTATctgcgtaaccaacaaggcaTGAATCAAGGCGGCTGCCCCTCTCGAGGATTTGtgggtatagaacaagcccaaatccatcaTACCTTTGAGGTAGCAGAAAATCTCTTTATCACCATTGCAGTGTCTGCGTGTAGGCTCATTGATGTATCTAGTCAAAAGATTAACAGTAAATgagatgtcaggtctagtgcattgagccaagtacaataaagcaccaattacacttaggtatggaaatccaggctccaaaatctcttccttatccttcttgggatggaaaggatcttgtttagcatctagaatccgaacgaccataggagtactcgaaggctttgcTTTATCTTCATTAAAACGTCGTAACACCTTTTatgtgtagttcgattgatgtaacaggattccatccgaacaatgctcaatctccaagcctagacaatatttagttttcccaagatcttttatctcaaattccgatttcaagtgAACGAAATTTTCCTCAAGCTCTGTGGTAGTTTCGATGAGGTTCATATCATTTACATAAACTACAATGACCGCAAatctggaatgtgacttctttatgaacacacATGGACATAATTCAttgttaaccttgacttgtcaaatattcactcagatggttataccacatccacccagattgtttcaatccgtagagtgatCTCATCAATCTAATAAAGAAAGTGTTTCGTGGTCTATAACTATatgaaccagtcaatggaagtccttctcgaactttcatgtagattttcgtatctagatccccatagaaATACGCGGTTACCACGTCTATAAtttgcatattcagtttttcagaaactaccaaactaataAGGTAGTGGAATATTATGACATCCATTATGGGAGAATACGTCTTCTCGTATTCAATCCTAGGGCgttgagagaagccttgcgctattaggcgtgctttgtatcgcactatttcattcttctcattatgctTCCTCGAAGACCCACTTGTAGCCCACGGGTTTCATATGTGATGGAGTAGGAGCTATAgctccaaacaccttacgtttcacgAGCGAATCAAGTTCAACCTTGATtgtttgtttccagtttgaccaatccgttctacgtcgacattcatcaatggaacgtAGTTCAATGTCATCACTAAGTATAATGTCAGTAACTAATGTGTATGCAAATTCATCGTCGATTATCATCTTATTtcgattccaaacctcatccaatactgcataatggaccgaaatctcacaaTTCTTAGGAGGTCGGGTTGTCTCGTCTAAGACATCACCGTAATCTATAATAACCGTATGTGTTAGAATAGATGAGTAAGTGATGGTCGGATCAGACTAGGATCACTAGTTTATgccgttttcctcttccggggttgtgaatcctttgaaccagggggtctgccacgcttcaagGTAGAAGTaaatgattggctagccaccaATGTACCGGGCCGCATAGAAGGTGCGGCCGCCCCACCCTCGAGGACGGTTCGACCTTACCAGGCGGTATTACGGCGTACTCTAGGTACGTCTATCCTTACAGGTGCGTTTGTAGCAAGTATATGTGATCTTATAACCTTTGCTAAATCAGTAATAGCATccggcatgctttgagcaatacTCTAAAGATCTATAATTCGTCGCACTTTGGTTTCAGACTGGGCAGTGTGAGGATCTAAATGAGATATAATGAGTGCATACCATGACAATTCGTGACATTCTACAggaacgttagcatgcttatTTCCCCTAATGACGgaaagactgtctcatcaaagtgacaatccactAAACGTATAGTAGAGAAATCTCTTGACAAAGGCTCTAAGTAGCAAAtaattgatggcgaatcataaccgacataaattCTCATTCTTCTCtaaggacccattttggtacgttgTGGCAGCGCTATTGGCACATAGACTACGCACATAAACACATGTCAATACGAGACGTCGGGCTCATAtctagtaaccaactgtaacggtgCATGAGGTTGGGTAATAGTAGGCCTCAGGCAGACCAACATAGCTTCATGCAATACTGCATAGCCCCAGGCAGATATCGGCAGTTTGGTTCCcataaccaaagtccgagcTATTAATTGAAGACACTTTATGAAAGATTCTACCAAGttgttttgggtgtgaacatggggtataTGATGTTCGACTTCAATctcaaccaaggaagaaaatatcggtgatatcggaaatatcggtagtccgaaaacacggaaatatcgatggaaatatcggtaaaatatcgatatcgataaaaattacatggaaaccacggaaattgtaagaaaaacttggaaatttgtattgaaactttgtaggatgtttatttagtcaattatctattagtttatcacaaaaaattggaaggaaatgcattgcatgatggatttaacattatcaagttgattatatagcgatctgacaaatattatgagtgtagaaaatatgtagtaattaatgaaagaagtctaaacacaccataatcatttatatataatgaattagtacaatattttacactttagtaccacatagagttcctatgaggttcaaatttgtcactatcttcatcatctctatgtgtagaatgagtgtattgtgaagagtagttatcaaatgataaatccccaaaatagttttgcatgtaattgttaatatgccacccatatggatccgagattggttgaggttgtccataagaaaaatcatttgaagattgaggctgggattgattccatgagtcgctcgattccatcccaacaggaatgggatatgaagggtagggaaatggttggttatgagtataaccatagttactacttcccaatccaaaagagtctgaagttctagataacgagtcatcttcttgacttgacaaaatccctttgcctctttctctgcgagtataatccttccctatggcaccaattcctggtcctgcccgcctactgccatggtcatcatcttgtgttgcatgcgtgaagtttgcctcaccagtgaaggggctcatatatccgggaggtggtggtccataatagtttccatatccaccaccactacctccagctccactacctccagctccactatttccttcatcattcccacctcatgtggtaggtgagtctcctgatcttgtactagagctatcattagtatcagcacgatgttgtggttgtgtaggattggaaaaaggtggaattccagtgttgctTGGCATTGGGTGCAAAAGTTCTTcgaaagagtcagcgctgctagatcccacctcctcctctaatactctttctacatttatcccttcattacgtgcttcttcagcaactctgggagctgggttgccttcatcatcatctaaatgaagaggtctaatccattgaaaaagttggttaccctccgtatcatcatcttcaccaacaatatcaaacacatctagtgggtcaccacggtcgacatgatcgatttctgcttccttatctcgaatttgaagcttcatgttgtagtagcaataaactaatttttccaagctactatgagccaacttatttctttgctttgtatggatgagtgcaaatgtgctccaatttctttcacaagctgatgaggaagctgtttgtgataatacttttattgctaactttctcacagttggtgcatcggtcccatacatgatccaccattcagctacaatgaaaaataatgttgataagcctaataactccaacaaattctattataaacttatagtgaaatatgtttatactcactaggagacatatttgttcgagcagcaactgatgttggttctccaaatgttcttcttgcatctttaaaccatgttagctgaatacaataaattgtgttagtttaatccaacaaagtaattattataatttaagtaattgtgtacctcatttccaaattggccaactgctggtgatgcagggtctaatttagagtatacattatgtacagcacgtataagggtaccatcatctccaacaccgggtctgtattggtatcggggattcaaataatatgctgttcaaagaaacacatactctaataagataaataatacttatgcaactaaagaaatgaattgcaaattatgacataatttatacctgctgcatgcaaatcgtggtataatgttttataccatcggtcttcaattatttttacgacccaccttgcaccatgttttctttccaattcatccttcactacacgcatcaactcatatacagcccccatagtaggatacacttctgtgtcaacgatccgtaaaactttgtaaagaggttcaaacacttgacacacatgttctgtttgactccaaaaagcatgatcaagcactatactttccaccaaacgacctgtatttgagcggctaaaattgtggttggcccaatcatcactggtgaatagttgcttcaaccctgctttcttcttgagtaggctgtttaatgcaatatagttggtggcgaatcgagtggtagctggacgaataatttctcctctgcaaaattcacgcatctttgccaacaaccaaccgtgattgtaaatataattagtgatcgttctagctcttttgaccacagtagcaacattctctctcttccccattgcctcaaacataagataaatacaatgtgctgcacatgatgtccaaaacacattatgatgcttcattaacttttttccagctttgacaaatgcagaaccgttgtcggtcacgacttggacaacattatgctctcccacctccatgattacatccctcaataatttgtaaatatacttgtaattctttatatggtctgaagcatcaacagacttcaaaaaaattgtcttgcccttggagtataccatgaagttgatgATAGATAATCTGGTCAGgccggtccatccgtcacacatgattgtgcaaccattagtttcccactttgacctcaacttgttaacatactcgccaatgtctttatactccatatccaaatatttgtttcttatctcatagggagtgggaggttgtactccaacaccggcctgttgacatcccactaccatatttttgaaatgatgtgatgaagccttcgcagcagggacattttcatagataaagaacttgctaattagacgccccattccctccttcacattacctcccttgaaataactccaaacactcttttgacgtgcgttggatgacttatataaacttggggctattggtggtgttggttgtgattctctaagactgcctccccgtctcatttgtgcaccaccacttgtcccggaaccttgtcccctattaggaattttatgaaggtgttctctttcccatgctgactgtttggaggcacgtaatgcttgtttcaaactgcgtcgttcttcaggtcccatgtcatcatcacattcgtcctcatcgtcatcgtcatcactgtcaaccgcttggccatagacttctccccgtagcccagctcgaatattttccattccttgtgtcatcttttccttctgctgttttttattttttaataatgtgctgatgaatgccttcacttctggggggacattatcgcatcgttggacattttttgatggatctaatccactaagatggtacttaagtcgtgtcactccaccactcttcattacccgaccacaatatttgcaaattgtgccatgtttgtttccgtctattgggtcaccatgttcccaagctggatcacgtttactaGCTCCActagacatcttaaacgtacctacatttaatttgataaaacctaatattaatgaataataatccaatttgataaaaaaataatcattgatgaataataatccaatttgataataatccaatttaatgaataatccaatttgataataataataaaaaacctaatattaatgaataataatccaaattgataaaaaaataatcctaatataaaacatagtgatgaataatattccaatttgagaataaaaaaaaacctaatattaatgaataataatccaatttgataaaaaaaaattaatcctaatataaaacatagtgatgaataataatctaatataatgaataatccaatttgataataatccaatttaatgaataatccaatttgagaataataaaaaacctaatattaatgaataataatccaatttgataaaaaaaataatcctaatataaaacatagtgatgaataataatctaatttaatgaataatctaATTTGAGaataacaataatataaatataagttaggAAGGGCTTAATAAAAAGTTGTACACATGCTTTCTAATCTAACCTCCGACCAGGCTAACTAATATATTTCATATTAAATTCACAAACATGCAACTGAGATCCCCATGttctattttactttttattttatttttttggtcttAACTTAATATGAatgaataataaaaaacctaatattaatgaataataatccaaattgaaaaaaaattaatcctaatataaaacatagtgatgaataataatccaatttgataataatccaatttaataataatccaatttaatgaatagtccaatttgataataagccaatttaatgaataatccaatttaatgattAATACTCCAATTTAACAATAATCCAATTTATTTGttattgtataaattacaataatataaatataagtttgtaaacttaccttaaatatggaaccctttgtgttcaagctttggaatagatctggaatggctttgaaaatggtaagggaaataaaataataaataacattaaacacattaaaataatcctagggaataattatacaacattacttaattacttaaaaaaaattaacatgtaattgttaacattacttaattacctacaaaaattaacatgcaagtattaattagttaaaaaaattaacatacgagtccatacaaatttatttgttgttgtatacattacaataatataaatataaatttgtaaacttaccttaaatatggaaccctttgtgttcaagctttggaatggatctggaatgactttgaaaatggtaagggaagaagaataAACGAAATTGCTCTAAGGGAATGCCTCTGATACTCTAACTCTCATAAGGTTTTGCACATCCTCTGAGGGAATATAAGTATATAACAGAGAGTGGAACATGGTTTTGCCTGTGAAAGCATATCACAGACTCACAGTGATACACGGTTTCATTATTAAAGTTCTAATATTCGTTGTCCATTGTCTGCAATTGTAAAAAGTGATTGAAAAATTAGTGAGGTGAGTCAGATGGGGTCAATCAACCACAGAGGCACACACACAGACATGCTATTATTCGTTGTCCATTGTCTACAAATGTAAAAAGTGATTGAATAATTCATGAGGTGAGTCAGATGGGTCACTCAATCACATAggcacacacgcacacagacgTGCcatcacacacgcacacaacacacgcacacatatCACACACGCatacccctctctctctctctctcattctcgatccttctctcatCTTCTCTGAGTCGCGCCGgacctctcttctcccccttctccattcgacccacacccacacacatatctcccccttctccattcGACCCACACccactctcttcttctctgccctcgatcattctctcttcttcctgCCCTCGATCCTGccctcgatccttctctcttctcccccttctccattcGACCCACACccactctcttcttctctgccctcgatccttctctcttcttcctgccctcgatccttctctcttctcccccttctccattcGACCCACACccactctcttcttctctgccctcgatcattctctcttctcccccttctccattcgacccacacacacacagatctcccccttctcccactctctcgatccttcgcTGCCGTTGATCGTGGGTCTGCCGAAGTCGAACATGGCTCAGTCGTCTCAGGTAAGATTCCATTGAAACCCTAACTTAGATGTGTTGAATCGTTGATGCATGCGTTGAAACCCTAACTTAGATGTGTTGAATCGTTGATGCATGCGTGAAATTTGAggcttatatgtgaaatttaagttaaatttcgtgtttttgcaaggtttttgggacgaaatggGCTCGGGAACAGGCACACcatctccggcgttcttctccggcgttcttctccggtgtttttgggacgaaatcggaGTCCGATTGCATTGTATTGCCGACATTTCtcgatatttccaaaatatcgcgataatatcgataatatcgcgatatttggccgaaaatcccacGGAAACCGGTTTAAATATCGCCGACCCAaaaaatcgatattatcggcgaaatatcgccgataatatcgatatttaaatcTGTGATCTCAACTGACATGCAATAGTTGTCAAAATTTTATGACGTAAACTCTCTAGCGttatccagtcgaatcgacttgatcggataatcaggatggtgagccctaagcttaataatttgtgctaggAGTTTCGCAAATGCAGTGTTGTGTGTGGACAATATGCAGACCAACATGtcaatgcatcaaccaacaccataaagtatttAAATGGTCGGCGtattggttggataggtccacaaatatccccttgaatcctctgaagaaacttaggagggttgtgaataatctttgtaattgaaggttaagtattcaacttccccaaAAAACAAGCTTTGCTGGCGAGAATCCAATGTAGGGAGGTaaatgtgatgatttgaggatacgatGCATTATATCACGTTTGGGATGTCCCATACGGTtatgccaaagcaacaaagtgctcTGGAACTCAGGCTCAGGGTCGGCCACATGGTGGGTCTCTATACCACGAATGGTGGTGATGTACAACTCGTTCGGGAGATGTTCCAGCTTCTCGTGAATACGTTTTTGGTCATACTCgtaagaagtgatacaaagataTTGAGATCCAttctcttcagtggtttcaatatgatattgattatctcgaatatctctaaagctcaacaacgttcttccggaacatgGATAATAGATggcctctttaatggttaattcaataccattagacaacattatacggGCCTTTttgtatccttcaatcaggttggatgagcctgagagggttgttagAGGTGCTTTCTTAAGTATAAAGTTAGTAAAATAATGTTGCCACGCAATATGGTGTGCGTAATAGCACTATCagccaaacaactaacttccccactagacatatctataaataaattgattgaattagtcacatgcataaatataattccattcattcaattaatcaattcgagagataatatccataaaataattatccataattcaaaacaaaccaaaaccaaacaaattattccaaatacttagaaaaattgtctaaaaattaaaccataaacctaaaaaAAATAGGGGGTTAGGCCCCTCCTAGTGGGTTTGGCCACTAGGGGTaaaaaaacaccctaaaaacatgtctagGAGAATAAAACTTATTCGTCCATAAAATTTGATGCCTCCTAAAAATTTGATATCTTCATGGATGTAGTAGCATCTTCAGGATGTTCCATTggcaaagttagactcatgaCGGGAATGATACTGGGCAATAGTCTCAGGAGTAGCTCTGCATACGCGTgatcaaggtattaaatatcaataatatcggaaatatcggtagtccgaaaacacggaaatatcgatggaaatatcgggataatatcgatatcgataaaaataatatggaaaccacggaaattgtaagaaaaacttggaaatttttattgaaactttgcaggatgtttatttagtcaattatctattagtttatcacaaaaaattggaaggaaatgcattgcatgatggatttaacattattaagttgattatatagcgagctggcaaacattgtgaatgtagaaaatatgtagtaattaatgaaagaagtttaaacacaccataattatttatatataatgaatcagtacaatattttacacattatacattgcatggtaagatacatgagtgacttagtaccacatagagttcctatgaggtttaaatttttcactatcttcatcatctctatgtgtagagtgagtgtattgtgaagagtagttatcaaatgataaatccccaaaatagttttgcatgtaattgttaacatgtcacccatatggatccgagattggttgaccttgtccataagcaaaatcatttgaagattgagtctcggattgtttccatgagtcactcgattccatcccaacaagaatcggatatgaagggtagggaaatggttggttatgagtataaccatagttactacttcccaatccaacagagtccaaagttatagataacgagtcatcttcttgacttgacaaaatccccttgcctctttctctacgagtatagtccttccctatggcaccaattcttGGTCCTGCCGGCCTACTGCCATGGTtctcatcctgtgttgcatgcgtgaagtttgcctcaccagtgaaggggctcataaatccgggaggtggttcaacatagtttccatatccaccaccactacctccagctccactatatccTTTATCATTCctacctccggtggtaggtgagtctcctcctgatcttgtactagagctatcattagtatcagcacgatgttgtggttgtgtaggattggaagaaggtggaattccagtgtttcttggtcttgggcgtaaaagttcttccaaatagtcagcgctgctagatcccacctcatCCGCTAATActttttctacatttatcccttcattacgcgcttcttcagcaactctgggagttgggttgccttcatcatcatctaaatgaagacgtctaatccattgataaagttggttaccctctgtaccatcatcttcagcaacaatatcaaacacatctagtagGTCACCACGATCGACATGActtatttctgcttccttatctcgaatttgaagcttcatgttgtagtagcaataaactaatttttccaacctactatgagccaacctatttctttgctttgtgtgtatgagtgcaaatgtgctccaatttctttcacaagcagatgaggaagctgtttgtgataatactttgattgctaactttctcataGTTGGTGCAtcagtcccatacatgatccaccattcagctacaatgaaaaacaatgttgatgagcctaataactccaacaaattctattataaacttatcgtgaaatatgtttacactcactaggagacatttttgttcaagcagcaactgatgttggttctccaaaagttcttcttgcatctttaaaccatgttagctgaattcaataaatcgtgttagtttaatccacaaagtaattattataattcaagtaattgtgtacctcatttccaaattggccaactgctggtgatgcagggtctaatttagagtatacattatgtacagcacatataagggtaccatcatctccaacaccgggtctgtattggtatagaggattcaaataatatgttattcaaagaaacacatactctaataagagaattaatacttatgcaactaaagaaatgaattgcaaattatgacataatttatacctgctgcatgcaaatcgtgg
Above is a window of Malus sylvestris chromosome 15, drMalSylv7.2, whole genome shotgun sequence DNA encoding:
- the LOC126601704 gene encoding uncharacterized protein LOC126601704, which encodes MSSGASKRDPAWEHGDPIDGNKHGTICKYCGRVMKSGGVTRLKYHLSGLDPSKNVQRCDNVPPEVKAFISTLLKNKKQQKEKMTQGMENIRAGLRGEVYGQAVDSDDDDDEDECDDDMGPEERRSLKQALRASKQSAWEREHLHKIPNRGQGSGTSGGAQMRRGGSLRESQPTPPIAPSLYKSSNARQKSVWSYFKGGNVKEGMGRLISKFFIYENVPAAKASSHHFKNMVVGCQQAGVGVQPPTPYEIRNKYLDMEYKDIGEYVNKLRSKWETNGCTIMCDGWTGLTRLSIINFMVYSKGKTIFLKSVDASDHIKNYKYIYKLLRDVIMEVGEHNVVQVVTDNGSAFVKAGKKLMKHHNVFWTSCAAHCIYLMFEAMGKRENVATVVKRARTITNYIYNHGWLLAKMREFCRGEIIRPATTRFATNYIALNSLLKKKAGLKQLFTSDDWANHNFSRSNTGRLVESIVLDHAFWSQTEHVCQVFEPLYKVLRIVDTEVYPTMGAVYELMRVVKDELERKHGARWVVKIIEDRWYKTLYHDLHAAAYYLNPRYQYRPGVGDDGTLIRAVHNVYSKLDPASPAVGQFGNELTWFKDARRTFGEPTSVAARTNMSPTEWWIMYGTDAPTVRKLAIKVLSQTASSSACERNWSTFALIHTKQRNKLAHSSLEKLVYCYYNMKLQIRDKEAEIDHVDRGDPLDVFDIVGEDDDTEGNQLFQWIRPLHLDDDEGNPAPRVAEEARNEGINVERVLEEEVGSSSADSFEELLHPMPSNTGIPPFSNPTQPQHRADTNDSSSTRSGDSPTT